The Treponema medium genome has a window encoding:
- a CDS encoding YicC/YloC family endoribonuclease codes for MKSMTSYAYLDGIVNGTDISCELKSYNSRFLDLNINIPSTITQLEPFLRKYFSKRIIRGKVDFYLRLKKLHNDQPILPNIPLAQSYYKSIADIAHALGMENQITLDLILRQEGVLQIDKNFDEELWQKALAPLLDELTEKFNACRIEEGKALSADIRKMLAVLSNSVAEIEKNAARMEQLFSAMLKKKFSELMEREPDPQRVMQETAVLLVKYTINEEIIRTKAHITALKKEIAENEAPGRRIDFLCQEINREINTIGSKNQLTEIGQAVISAKDALENIREQAHNIE; via the coding sequence ATGAAAAGCATGACAAGCTATGCCTATCTTGACGGCATTGTGAACGGTACCGATATTTCCTGCGAATTGAAGAGCTATAACTCCCGATTTTTGGATCTCAACATCAATATTCCCTCTACGATTACTCAACTTGAGCCATTTTTACGCAAATATTTTTCCAAGCGCATCATACGAGGCAAGGTCGATTTTTATCTGCGTTTAAAGAAATTGCACAACGATCAGCCCATCCTGCCCAATATACCTCTCGCACAGTCATACTATAAATCCATCGCCGATATTGCTCATGCACTCGGAATGGAAAATCAAATCACACTCGACCTAATTTTACGGCAAGAGGGCGTATTACAAATCGATAAAAATTTTGATGAGGAACTTTGGCAAAAAGCCCTTGCTCCCCTTCTCGATGAGTTGACTGAAAAATTCAATGCCTGCAGGATTGAAGAAGGAAAGGCATTGTCCGCAGACATACGGAAAATGCTTGCCGTACTTTCCAATTCGGTTGCGGAGATTGAAAAGAATGCTGCGAGAATGGAGCAACTTTTTTCTGCAATGCTGAAAAAAAAATTTTCAGAACTGATGGAACGTGAACCGGATCCGCAGCGTGTTATGCAGGAGACTGCGGTATTGCTCGTTAAGTATACAATCAACGAAGAAATCATACGGACAAAAGCTCATATCACTGCTCTCAAAAAAGAAATCGCAGAAAACGAAGCTCCCGGCCGAAGAATTGATTTTTTATGTCAGGAAATCAATCGGGAGATTAACACCATCGGCTCCAAAAATCAGCTGACGGAAATCGGACAGGCGGTAATCTCCGCTAAGGATGCTCTGGAAAATATCCGCGAGCAGGCTCACAATATCGAATAA
- the murC gene encoding UDP-N-acetylmuramate--L-alanine ligase, protein MIVTRLPENLSGYHIHMIGIKGTGMAALAELLVSRGAKLTGSDVSDEFYTDALLRKLNIPVSSPFDPSNIPASTKLIIYSTAYTPDKNPELHAAVEQNIPRMSYPEALGAFSQHSYSAGIAGVHGKTTTTGIAGTLLKGLNLNASVLAGSAVSNFGGGCTVINGSKYFVAETCEYKRNFLFFHPQKIVLTSIESDHQDYYPQYEDILTAFLQYIDRLPQFTELIYCSDDAGAREAAKLTFSSRPDLVLTPYGKTAHGDYGIKTLGIQNGQSVFSLRGFDGEFRIGIPGEHSVLNAAAAIALVIGLIKQERKEVTAADLTTIRNSLASFKGAKRRSEILGEVNGILFMDDYGHHPTAIYKTLKGIHDFYPNRRIIADFMSHTYSRTAALLPEFADAFSYADTVILHKIYASAREKYSGSTNGKTLYEQMKKRHKRVHYFEEIMDAKDFVERELRPNDLFITVGAGDNWKLGRAVYNDLLEKAHV, encoded by the coding sequence ATGATTGTAACACGTTTACCTGAAAACCTCTCCGGTTATCATATACACATGATTGGTATAAAAGGCACCGGCATGGCGGCCTTAGCGGAACTGCTCGTTTCGCGCGGCGCAAAGCTAACCGGCAGCGATGTCAGCGATGAATTTTATACTGATGCACTGCTGCGTAAGCTGAATATACCGGTCAGCAGTCCTTTTGATCCGTCAAATATTCCCGCTTCTACCAAGCTTATCATATATTCAACGGCTTACACGCCCGATAAAAATCCGGAGCTGCATGCCGCTGTAGAACAAAATATCCCGCGCATGAGCTATCCCGAAGCGCTCGGCGCTTTTTCTCAACACAGCTATTCGGCAGGTATTGCAGGCGTACACGGCAAAACAACGACTACCGGTATCGCAGGTACTCTTTTAAAGGGTTTAAATTTAAATGCCTCCGTATTGGCGGGCAGCGCCGTGTCCAACTTCGGCGGCGGATGCACGGTTATCAACGGTTCAAAATATTTTGTCGCCGAAACCTGTGAATATAAACGTAACTTTTTATTTTTCCATCCGCAAAAAATCGTACTTACCAGTATCGAAAGCGACCATCAGGATTACTATCCACAATACGAAGACATATTGACCGCCTTTTTGCAATACATCGACCGCTTGCCCCAGTTCACCGAACTGATCTATTGCTCCGACGATGCAGGAGCGCGGGAGGCGGCAAAATTGACATTTTCTTCCCGTCCTGATCTTGTCTTAACGCCTTATGGAAAAACGGCACACGGCGATTACGGGATTAAAACCCTCGGCATCCAAAACGGACAGTCTGTTTTTTCCCTGCGCGGCTTTGACGGAGAATTCCGTATCGGTATTCCGGGAGAGCACAGCGTCCTCAATGCCGCCGCCGCTATCGCGCTTGTAATCGGACTTATCAAGCAGGAACGGAAAGAAGTTACCGCCGCCGATCTCACCACAATCAGAAACAGTCTCGCCTCGTTTAAGGGAGCAAAGCGGCGTAGTGAAATTTTGGGAGAAGTAAACGGCATTCTATTTATGGATGATTACGGGCATCATCCCACCGCAATTTATAAAACGCTCAAAGGCATACATGACTTTTATCCCAACCGGCGTATCATCGCGGACTTTATGTCGCATACCTATTCGCGTACTGCAGCGCTGCTCCCCGAATTTGCCGACGCTTTTTCCTACGCCGATACGGTTATCCTGCATAAGATTTATGCTTCCGCACGGGAAAAATACAGCGGTTCAACAAACGGCAAAACCTTGTATGAACAAATGAAGAAGCGGCACAAACGAGTTCATTATTTTGAAGAGATTATGGACGCAAAGGATTTTGTAGAGCGTGAGTTGCGCCCAAACGATTTATTCATCACCGTCGGTGCAGGCGACAATTGGAAGCTCGGCCGCGCCGTTTATAACGACTTACTCGAAAAGGCCCACGTATGA
- a CDS encoding MATE family efflux transporter, translating to MIVEQRNSDLTEGIIWKALIIFTVPILVGNFFQHLYTTADAVIVGRFTGKEGLAAIDSIFSLLRLPVNLFSGLSAGSSILISQLYGAKKYNDLSKTMHTALVLTFIVGTVLSTIGVLLAPALLVMMGVPSDIFNATLIYARIYFGGMLISLFYNIAAGILRAMGNAQTPFYALVISSGINVILDIVFIGVFKWGIGGAAFATVLAQLCSASILFVTLSKKSSLCPLYISKFKVYGTVVAAITKLGIPIGLQSILFPVANMIIQARVNATGTENIAAWALCGKLDFLIWISLEAMVISVSTFVAQNYGAKKYDRVSTGVRTGLLMSTAIIGILSAILYLWCVPLGKLFISAEDYGILTIAERLMHLMAPFYTVFVFSEILSAAMYGIGETFKPMIITLLGICVFRILWIWCVVPLYPSIEVIVWAFPVSWSLTTVAFIVAYLRLRRNI from the coding sequence ATGATAGTCGAACAAAGAAATAGTGATCTGACGGAAGGAATTATCTGGAAAGCACTGATTATATTTACCGTACCGATTTTGGTGGGGAATTTTTTTCAGCATTTATATACGACAGCTGATGCGGTGATTGTCGGGCGTTTTACCGGCAAAGAAGGTCTTGCCGCAATCGATTCTATTTTTAGCCTATTAAGATTACCCGTTAATTTGTTCAGCGGACTATCAGCCGGTTCTTCAATTTTAATTTCACAGCTCTATGGAGCAAAAAAGTACAATGATCTGTCAAAGACAATGCATACGGCATTAGTACTCACGTTTATTGTCGGAACGGTTTTATCTACTATCGGTGTTTTATTGGCTCCTGCATTATTGGTAATGATGGGCGTTCCTTCCGATATTTTTAATGCAACACTAATCTATGCCAGGATATACTTCGGCGGGATGTTAATCTCGCTCTTTTATAATATTGCTGCAGGAATTTTACGGGCAATGGGAAATGCGCAAACGCCGTTTTATGCATTGGTGATTTCAAGCGGAATAAATGTTATACTCGACATTGTATTTATCGGTGTGTTCAAGTGGGGGATCGGCGGGGCAGCTTTCGCAACCGTGCTTGCACAATTATGCAGTGCATCAATTCTTTTTGTTACACTTTCAAAAAAAAGTAGCTTGTGTCCGTTGTATATTTCAAAGTTTAAAGTATACGGTACTGTAGTTGCAGCTATCACAAAACTGGGTATTCCGATAGGGTTGCAGTCAATACTTTTTCCAGTTGCAAATATGATCATTCAAGCGCGGGTAAATGCTACCGGTACGGAAAACATTGCGGCATGGGCGTTATGTGGTAAATTGGATTTTCTGATTTGGATTTCACTTGAAGCAATGGTAATCTCTGTTTCTACGTTTGTTGCACAAAACTATGGTGCGAAAAAATATGACAGGGTAAGTACGGGGGTTCGTACCGGTTTATTGATGAGTACTGCCATTATCGGAATATTGAGTGCGATCTTGTATTTATGGTGTGTGCCATTGGGAAAGCTCTTTATCAGCGCTGAAGATTATGGTATTCTTACCATTGCTGAACGGTTAATGCATCTGATGGCTCCCTTTTATACGGTATTCGTATTTTCGGAGATTTTGTCTGCAGCAATGTACGGAATCGGCGAAACATTTAAACCGATGATTATTACCTTGCTTGGAATATGTGTGTTCCGTATTCTGTGGATATGGTGTGTCGTACCGCTGTATCCTTCGATTGAAGTAATCGTGTGGGCGTTTCCTGTATCTTGGAGTTTAACTACCGTCGCATTTATTGTTGCATATCTGCGATTGCGGAGAAATATATGA
- a CDS encoding NAD-dependent epimerase/dehydratase family protein — MKIIFITGVSGTMGSEALKQIAQTGAFRCRVLLRPKKANIKLAKKLQKNENIEVLFGDIQNYEDCLAGVKDADYVLHCAAIIPPAADHNHDAAFRTNWLGTQNLLNAVVENGQIEKTKFVYIGTVAEYGNRTFKHPWGRAGDPLLPSAFDLYAASKVKAERAVIESPLCWVSLRQSGILYDEVLFNNMNDGLMFHTCWNTPIEWATARTSGLLLKNLVEKDTNGTLRSDFWKKVYNIGNGKDARVTGFETLDRGFKMMGRSAEEIFRPEWNASRNFHCMWFADSHILNSYLDFQHEGFEAFFSKLEKKLWYFKLGKPFPRLVQRFSIMPLLKTNNAPVFWVTHNLKKRVDAFFGSLDAYNAIPRSWKKFPLLCKNQNPETGAELDYAALKDEALLAANNMLLNHGYDETKKPDELDIEDMQQAAAFRGGKCNSTTMTRGDMYRPLQWQCHNGHHFSATPYLVLKTGHWCPECCSVPSWNFGELAKHIPFYAQVWYDDHTSDETESYSAEDARDISAYEAGSSNIQRG; from the coding sequence ATGAAAATTATTTTTATTACCGGTGTGTCCGGAACGATGGGATCCGAAGCATTAAAACAGATTGCTCAAACGGGAGCATTCCGGTGCCGTGTTCTATTACGACCTAAAAAGGCGAATATAAAGCTGGCAAAAAAGCTTCAGAAAAACGAAAACATTGAAGTGCTGTTCGGTGACATACAAAACTACGAAGACTGTCTTGCCGGCGTAAAAGATGCAGACTATGTGCTTCACTGCGCAGCGATTATTCCTCCGGCAGCCGACCACAATCATGATGCTGCATTCCGTACAAATTGGCTGGGAACTCAAAATCTGCTTAATGCTGTGGTAGAAAACGGACAAATCGAAAAGACCAAATTCGTTTACATAGGCACCGTTGCGGAATACGGTAACAGAACATTCAAACACCCGTGGGGAAGAGCCGGCGATCCGCTTCTGCCGAGTGCGTTTGATCTGTATGCGGCAAGCAAAGTAAAGGCTGAGCGTGCGGTTATTGAATCCCCTTTATGCTGGGTTTCGCTTCGGCAAAGCGGTATCTTATATGACGAAGTGCTTTTCAATAATATGAATGATGGGTTGATGTTTCATACGTGCTGGAATACGCCGATAGAATGGGCAACGGCGCGTACTTCCGGTTTGCTTTTGAAAAATCTCGTTGAAAAAGATACAAACGGAACGCTCAGGTCTGATTTTTGGAAAAAGGTATACAATATCGGAAACGGCAAGGATGCCCGTGTTACCGGCTTTGAAACACTTGACCGCGGTTTTAAAATGATGGGACGGAGCGCCGAGGAAATTTTCCGCCCCGAATGGAATGCAAGCCGCAATTTCCATTGTATGTGGTTTGCCGATTCTCATATATTAAACAGCTATCTGGATTTCCAGCATGAAGGGTTTGAAGCGTTTTTTTCAAAGCTTGAAAAAAAATTATGGTATTTTAAATTGGGAAAACCGTTCCCGCGCCTTGTTCAGCGTTTTTCCATTATGCCGCTACTGAAAACAAATAATGCTCCGGTCTTTTGGGTTACGCACAACCTCAAAAAAAGAGTTGATGCCTTTTTCGGATCGCTGGATGCATATAATGCAATCCCGCGCAGCTGGAAAAAATTTCCGTTATTGTGCAAAAATCAAAACCCTGAAACCGGTGCTGAGTTAGATTACGCGGCATTAAAAGACGAAGCATTGCTTGCGGCAAACAATATGCTTTTAAATCACGGCTATGATGAAACAAAGAAGCCGGATGAACTTGATATTGAAGATATGCAGCAGGCAGCGGCTTTCCGGGGCGGCAAGTGCAACAGTACAACGATGACCCGTGGCGATATGTACCGTCCGCTGCAATGGCAGTGCCATAACGGACATCATTTTTCGGCGACTCCGTATTTAGTGCTTAAAACAGGGCATTGGTGTCCGGAATGCTGTAGCGTACCGTCGTGGAATTTCGGAGAGCTTGCAAAACACATTCCGTTTTATGCACAGGTATGGTACGACGACCATACGAGTGATGAAACGGAATCATATTCGGCAGAGGATGCCCGCGATATATCCGCCTACGAAGCAGGTTCCTCTAATATACAAAGGGGATGA
- a CDS encoding DUF1295 domain-containing protein yields the protein MLYSVYCTVEIVMLVLGLICFFALYFIPAGYGKLINKKWGFSFNNKAAWMLMECPTLIVMISLLSVLDYAHKPVRIVLVSFFLAHYIQRTLIFPMLLKGNSKMPLSIVSMGMLFNTINAFLIGLWIFYFSPAEMYNVRWFADPRFILGAILFCAGMFINIQSDSYIRSLRSNGDSKHYYPCKGMYRYVTSANYFGELVEWLGFAVLTWSSAGFLFLFWTACNLVPRSHALYKKYAQDFPDEFARYRPKRIIPFVY from the coding sequence ATGTTGTATTCTGTATATTGCACCGTTGAAATTGTCATGCTCGTTTTGGGATTGATATGCTTTTTTGCCTTATATTTTATCCCGGCAGGGTACGGAAAGCTAATCAATAAAAAATGGGGCTTCAGTTTTAACAATAAAGCTGCATGGATGCTGATGGAGTGTCCAACTCTTATCGTTATGATTTCTTTACTGTCCGTACTCGACTATGCACACAAACCGGTGCGGATAGTGCTTGTGTCTTTCTTCCTTGCCCACTATATTCAACGCACGCTGATTTTCCCGATGCTGCTCAAGGGAAACAGTAAAATGCCGCTCAGCATAGTATCAATGGGGATGCTCTTTAATACGATCAATGCGTTTTTAATCGGTTTATGGATTTTTTATTTTTCTCCTGCAGAAATGTATAACGTGCGCTGGTTTGCCGATCCCCGTTTTATCCTCGGCGCAATTTTATTTTGTGCCGGTATGTTTATCAATATACAATCCGATTCCTATATCCGTTCGCTGAGATCAAATGGAGACAGCAAGCACTACTATCCGTGTAAGGGAATGTACCGCTACGTTACCAGCGCAAACTACTTCGGTGAATTGGTGGAATGGCTCGGCTTCGCCGTTTTAACATGGTCATCCGCCGGTTTCCTGTTTTTATTTTGGACGGCTTGCAACTTGGTACCGCGCTCTCATGCCTTGTATAAAAAATATGCGCAAGACTTCCCCGATGAATTTGCCCGCTATAGACCGAAGCGTATCATCCCCTTTGTATATTAG
- the nth gene encoding endonuclease III produces the protein MRLLPADAVYTVYERLRQENPNPRSELHWKNVYTLLVAVVLSAQATDVGVNKATAPLFEKVETPAQMLDLGEEGLKSYINSINLYPTKAKRIIALSKILIDQYHSEVPHDRTALESLPGVGRKTANVVLNVGFGEPAIAVDTHILRTAPRIGLSQGTTPLEVEQDLLRITPEEFLLDAHHWILLHGRYVCKARNPDCAGCNLNDICLKNGVGD, from the coding sequence ATACGATTGCTTCCCGCCGATGCAGTGTACACGGTGTATGAACGGCTGCGGCAGGAAAATCCCAACCCGCGGAGCGAGCTGCATTGGAAAAATGTCTATACATTGCTGGTTGCCGTGGTGCTTTCGGCGCAGGCAACCGATGTCGGGGTAAACAAGGCAACCGCACCTCTTTTTGAAAAGGTTGAAACACCGGCGCAAATGCTTGACCTCGGCGAAGAGGGACTGAAAAGCTATATCAATTCCATCAATTTATACCCGACAAAGGCAAAGCGGATTATCGCGCTCAGTAAGATTCTGATAGACCAATATCATTCGGAGGTGCCGCATGACCGTACTGCATTGGAAAGCCTTCCGGGGGTCGGGCGGAAAACAGCCAATGTTGTGCTGAATGTAGGATTCGGAGAACCTGCAATAGCGGTTGATACACATATTCTGCGTACTGCCCCTCGTATCGGACTGTCGCAGGGGACAACCCCGCTTGAGGTTGAGCAGGATTTACTGCGCATAACACCCGAAGAATTTTTGCTGGACGCTCATCATTGGATTTTGTTGCACGGTAGATATGTCTGTAAAGCTCGAAATCCTGATTGTGCCGGATGTAATCTTAATGATATATGCTTAAAAAACGGGGTAGGGGACTAG
- a CDS encoding metallophosphoesterase family protein: MKIVVTADIHANMEALNAVLDSVKGQYDGFISLGDMVGYGPDPEGCIQQVKGLKKHIRPCILLTGNHEEGLLKRLPSDWFSENARRSLKKTASLISWKSRFFLARLRPLYFLSEKTLLVHGSPLEPVTEYLHGGQETAVSLRYLCAEGFKLCFCGHTHQAAVFYIDRGYYNALYPEPEQTVTLDKDCCIVNPGSVGFPRVLGAAEDRAKSLADKTHFPAYFALWDTTARTVTFKAAYYDVRPTNEKISQRLGTALL, translated from the coding sequence ATGAAAATAGTGGTAACGGCAGATATCCATGCAAACATGGAAGCACTCAACGCTGTACTGGATTCCGTCAAGGGACAGTACGACGGCTTTATCTCGCTTGGCGATATGGTCGGCTACGGTCCCGATCCCGAGGGATGCATTCAGCAAGTAAAAGGATTAAAAAAACATATCCGTCCGTGCATTCTTCTGACAGGTAATCACGAAGAAGGATTGCTTAAAAGGCTTCCGTCCGACTGGTTCAGCGAGAATGCCCGCCGTTCGCTCAAAAAGACTGCATCGCTTATCTCGTGGAAAAGCCGATTCTTTTTAGCACGATTACGTCCTCTCTATTTTTTATCCGAAAAGACACTGCTTGTGCATGGGTCGCCGTTGGAACCCGTCACCGAATATCTGCACGGCGGACAAGAAACAGCGGTATCGCTCCGGTACCTGTGTGCAGAAGGCTTTAAACTCTGCTTTTGCGGACACACGCACCAAGCTGCCGTTTTCTACATCGATCGGGGATACTACAATGCATTATACCCCGAACCGGAGCAAACGGTAACACTCGATAAAGATTGCTGTATCGTCAATCCGGGCAGCGTAGGCTTTCCGCGCGTATTAGGCGCAGCTGAGGACAGGGCGAAATCGCTTGCCGATAAAACGCATTTCCCTGCATATTTTGCGCTATGGGATACCACCGCCCGCACGGTTACCTTCAAAGCAGCGTATTACGATGTCCGCCCTACCAATGAAAAAATAAGCCAACGGCTGGGAACGGCTCTATTATAA
- a CDS encoding hemerythrin domain-containing protein produces MDMDLYITKHRVMQDYLRQLTNLVNGTIDKANAPLIAELINKTTGVLNMHLASEDHFVYPKLLESSDEKIRSITRSYMNEMTKIADSYLAFHKNFNTPSKILADTDEFKKTFKQVRDALLLRIDREEKELYTFTGHL; encoded by the coding sequence ATGGACATGGATTTATACATAACAAAGCATCGGGTCATGCAAGATTACCTTCGCCAGCTAACCAACCTTGTAAACGGTACTATAGACAAGGCAAATGCTCCATTAATTGCAGAGCTTATTAATAAAACAACGGGTGTATTGAATATGCACCTTGCCTCCGAGGATCATTTTGTTTACCCGAAGTTATTGGAGAGCAGCGATGAGAAAATTCGATCGATTACCCGATCATATATGAATGAAATGACGAAAATAGCGGATTCGTATCTCGCCTTTCATAAAAATTTTAATACGCCGTCAAAAATACTTGCAGATACCGACGAATTTAAAAAAACTTTTAAACAGGTACGGGATGCGCTTTTACTGCGCATAGATCGCGAAGAAAAAGAACTGTATACATTTACTGGGCACCTCTAA